One window from the genome of Hydractinia symbiolongicarpus strain clone_291-10 chromosome 1, HSymV2.1, whole genome shotgun sequence encodes:
- the LOC130646248 gene encoding uncharacterized protein LOC130646248 isoform X2, with amino-acid sequence MFLLAFLCVVGILFLPLSDCMECTNQQQKYDSTTKSNFSLIDDRDVRTSNHRITSLWLEDFDSYYRSPILDKCFQYIDDGLFMGILGYSNHEVNKLTYVFYLTIHDIEYTKACNFTNAINTSAYAQELSDDKFTADETVILTYNITQDTFTVDEFQLIFVSNESITYVISTACNAGHNKKTGFRSFLLAVGYYKYCPFDITCSNQLKIVEIEHKLCTRRPVTYTFWGSTNYKEGSKIMLPKPFLFFSSYTDHIMVSSNGALSISSVSNGYKSIPNEDTVFVMDNIPHKDSYWGKEIYFKYQTTPLYLTAANNDVSKFTLTPFKATKILIFTDLKSYTSKQAIFATDDTSTYVILNYQTLENDGMIGYSEVSCGSKVLFDKNSSQMVMQTSNIGVPGRHVFRLTQDCTVADMYPFGSRQGDQSLPVCDNCTEVLSLKTKIPLKWKKISKLYINSDGYISEGHSIEPNKVTREENELYFQIAAYHLDFDTTLGGAVYFRETGDDYIISRANADIKFIYPEAADVTNAVIVTYDNMAAHNDTGRNSFQVVIGYNNLTSAYLIIIYKYLMYGNALAMFKSLPCSRVDVTATYEYENAFYLVGNQKSNKRGKYIYDLHGENKCNEVCRTDTANKHLAMLDKYDLKLLKKTRNTNKHSMILKKIYPRLTEKLYMTVFANSYDHLTINRTTYIESCNIGTILQAQQSIRDFDMTFTPQDVVKVSYYINSNLTEEQKFEITFASNKNATYVIMSRCTLGPGNIHAIGYFKNCSFAITCKYYVETKFIEHNKCGKHVTLLYPTKEDKKSEHVIESKKRSRCSWEKPFLLFSTEATSITIEHSYISIEPEKYTSTDARILLVYDVTEEDVSISSTVYCEYTENTNLIRAANMDVSNHTLTPFSAKHLLLVTFSNVKKGIWDPRYFTFQAVLASDGNETFAILNYFKLEGDATYIGHEEEFCLNSIFYQSLGSTELVHTSNVGIPGRHVFKLTSEIGCIRATLYPHGETSGDLVMPKGDNLVEKLKLNSPLELNTGIIHDIFLSTNALISTKRLSSSTDYHLYVQYPNTIIAPYNLDYDTRISGEIYYRETKEEHTLKLASMDIDSAFGVSVNITSAIVVTYLDIASKNAPLLKDTFQVVIAYNDNGDAFLILIFKQLKNPSGLVMFSESSCCSINVNKLFNYGDARFLSGHTNTAEGLGKFVIDLKRDFTDVLQESKQKQIYTNTIGYDFIKISWEFEANNPAIITLNVVGEWETKWKYLSCDVITSDEFHNLIQNKTYKIELIDANGSLPAVVLFSPEKIGAVSNVSIRQNGHQSFLYWKTPVVKFGNPAVAKTFIKHTMIESGKEYNSLISSSIYESQYSFSGEIGSEHTFVITLAIRNQLGPSETITYTFVETAESSSTNIIIIATTSVCVVLLVFLAMVLYYRKKMKRRNKFLFTQTAYKLDPDRSILEQCNNLTYDTKFEFPRKHISLFRVLGEGAFGQVWMASAKQMENFKPRQIKKRASLWKRYGTKKKTFVAVKTLKAGATESDYKDLANELKLLIHLGEHRNIVNLLGACTRDENLLVILEYCSNGAVLNYLRLNRDDFEASWYKQNNEIFNLYQITWVAVQIADGMNFLEEKKVTQVLLFRVYIAI; translated from the exons ATGTTTTTACTAGCATTTTTGTGTGTGGTTGGTATTCTTTTTCTTCCACTAAGCG ATTGTATGGAATGCACGAACCAGCAACAGAAGTATGATTCAACTACGAAGAGTAATTTCTCCTTAATTGATGATAGAGACGTTAGAACGTCAAACCACAGAATAACTTCGCTATGGCTTGAAGATTTTGATTCTTACTATAGAAGTCCAATATTGGACAAATGTTTCCAATACATTGATGACGGtcttttt ATGGGAATTCTTGGTTATTCAAATCACGAAGTAAACAAACTAACATATGTATTTTATCTGACCATACATGATATCGAATATACCAAAGCATGTAACTTTACAAATGCAATCAATACAAGTGCGTACGCCCAAGAACTTTCAGATGATAAATTCACGGCTGATGAAACAGTTATCCTCACATACAATATAACTCAAGATACATTTACAGTTGATGAATTCCAACTTATATTTGTTTCAAATGAGAGCATCACATACGTTATATCAACAGCATGTAATGCTGGACACAATAAAAAAACTGGATTTCGTTCATTTTTACTGGCCGTTGGTTACTACAAATATTGTCCCTTTGATATCACATGCAGTAATCAACTAAAGATTGTCGAGATAGAACATAAACTTTGCACGAGGAGACCAG TTACCTACACATTCTGGGGAAGTACCAATTATAAAGAGGGCAGCAAAATAATGCTACcaaaaccttttttgtttttctcaagTTACACAGACCACATCATG GTCAGTTCAAATGGTGCTCTATCAATTTCATCGGTTTCAAATGGCTACAAAAGTATACCAAATGAAGACACAGTATTTGTTATGGATAACATACCTCATAAAGATTCGTATTGGgggaaagaaatatattttaaataccAAACAACCCCCCTCTATTTAACGGCTGCTAATAATGACGTATCCAAATTTACTCTCACTCCATTTAAGGCTACAAAGATTCTAATTTTCACTGATTTAAAATCCTACACATCAAAACAAGCAATCTTTGCTACAGACGACACCTCAACCTATGTGATTTTAAACTACCAAACACTTGAAAATGACGGTATGATTGGATACTCAGAAGTTTCTTGTGGAAGTAAAGtactttttgacaaaaattcaaGCCAGATGGTAATGCAAACATCCAATATTGGAGTACCTGGTCGACATGTGTTTCGCCTGACCCAAGATTGCACAGTGGCGG ATATGTATCCATTTGGGTCAAGACAAGGTGATCAAAGTTTGCCTGTTTGCGATAACTGCACAGAGGTTTTGTCCCTTAAAACGAAAATCCCTCTAAAGTGGaagaaaatttcaaaactttAC atcaaCTCTGACGGCTACATATCTGAAGGTCATTCAATCGAGCCGAACAAAGTAACGAGAGAGGAAAACGAACTATATTTTCAAATTGCTGCATACCATTTAGACTTTGATACTACTTTAGGTGGAGCAGTGTATTTTAGGGAAACAGGTGATGACTATATCATCTCTCGTGCGAACGCAGATATAAAGTTTATTTACCCTGAAGCTGCAGATGTCACCAACGCTGTTATCGTAACATATGACAATATGGCGGCTCATAATGACACAGGACGAAATTCTTTTCAAGTTGTAATAGGGTACAACAATTTAACCAGTGCGTATTTGATAATCATCTACAAATATTTGATGTATGGGAATGCGTTGGCGATGTTTAAAAGTCTACCTTGTTCCAGAGTTGACGTAACAGCTACCTATGAATACGAGAATGCGTTTTATTTGGTGGGTAATCAAAAATCGAATAAACGAGGGAAATATATTTATGACCTGCATGGTGAAAACAAATGTAACGAAG TTTGCAGAACAGACACTGCTAATAAACACTTGGCAATGCTTGATAAATACGATTTAAAGttgctaaaaaaaacaagaaacacaAACAAACATTCAATGATATTGAAGAAGATATACCCCCGTCTTACCGAAAAGTTATAC ATGACAGTTTTCGCAAATTCGTATGATCATCTAACCATAAACCGAACCACCTACATTGAATCATGCAACATAGGCACTATACTGCAGGCTCAGCAAAGCATACGCGATTTCGATATGACCTTCACACCACAAGACGTAGTAAAAGTATCCTATTACATCAACTCAAATTTGACGGAGGAACAAAAGTTTGAAATCACTTTTGCTTCAAACAAAAATGCAACTTACGTTATCATGTCGCGATGTACACTGGGTCCTGGAAACATTCACGCAATTGggtatttcaaaaattgttcgTTTGCAATTACTTGCAAGTACTACGTAGAAACAAAGTTCATAGAACATAACAAATGTGGGAAACATGTCACTC TACTGTATCCGACAAAAGAAGACAAAAAAAGCGAACATGTTATTGAGTCGAAAAAGCGTAGTCGTTGTTCTTGGGAAAagccttttttattgttttcaacGGAAGCTACAAGTATAACA ATTGAACATAGTTATATTTCAATTGAGCCAGAAAAATACACGTCAACAGATGCGAGGATATTATTGGTTTACGATGTAACAGAGGAAGACGTATCTATATCCAGCACGGTATACTGCGAATACACGGAAAACACCAACCTGATAAGGGCTGCCAACATGGATGTATCTAATCATACATTAACACCATTTTCTGCTAAACATCTGCTACTAGTAACATTCTCTAATGTGAAAAAAGGGATTTGGGACCCACGTTATTTTACATTTCAAGCAGTGTTGGCCTCTGATGGAAATGAAACATTTGCTATCTTGAACTACTTCAAATTAGAAGGAGACGCAACTTATATTGGCCACGAAGAGGAATTTTGTCTGAACTCCATATTTTACCAAAGTTTAGGCAGCACAGAATTAGTTCATACATCAAATGTTGGAATACCTGGAAGACACGTGTTCAAACTAACATCGGAGATTGGATGCATACGGGCAA CTCTTTACCCGCATGGAGAGACAAGTGGCGATCTTGTAATGCCAAAAGGAGACAATCTTGTAGAGAAGTTGAAGCTTAACTCGCCGTTAGAATTAAACACAGGAATTATTCACGATATATTT TTAAGCACCAATGCTTTGATATCGACAAAGAGACTTTCATCTTCAACCGATTACCATCTGTATGTGCAGTATCCAAACACTATCATCGCACCATATAATCTAGACTATGACACAAGAATTAGCGGTGAGATATATTACAGAGAAACTAAGGAAGAACACACGTTAAAGCTAGCCTCTATGGACATCGATTCTGCGTTTGGAGTTAGTGTCAATATCACATCTGCAATTGTTGTCACTTATCTTGACATTGCAAGCAAAAATGCACCGCTTCTCAAAGATACATTTCAGGTTGTTATTGCATATAACGATAATGGCGACgcttttcttattttgattttCAAGCAGCTGAAAAATCCAAGTGGGCTTGTGATGTTCTCGGAGAGTTCTTGTTGCAGCATCAATGTGAACAAACTATTCAATTATGGTGACGCAAGATTTTTATCTGGTCATACAAACACTGCAGAAGGACTTGGGAAGTTTGTCATTGATTTAAAACGTGATTTTACAG atgTTTTGCAAgaaagcaaacaaaaacaaatctacACCAACACAATTGGATATGATTTTATCAAAATCTCTTGGGAATTTGAAGCAAATAATCCGGCCATTATTACGCTCAACGTAGTTGGTGAATGGGAAACTAAATGGAAATATTTATCGTGTGATGTAATTACCAGTGATGAATTTCATAACTTAATTCAAAATAAGACATACAAGATAGAGCTGATAGATGCTAACGGGAGTTTACCTGCGGTTGTGCTGTTCTCACCTGAAAAAATAG GTGCTGTATCGAATGTTTCTATCAGACAAAATGGACATCAATCGTTTTTATATTGGAAGACTCCCGTAGTAAAATTTGGAAATCCGGCAGTGGCTAAGACCTTCATCAAACATACAATGATAGAATCTGGCAAGGAATATAATTCCTTAATTTCGTCTTCCATTTATGAGAGTCAGTACAGTTTCAGTGGAGAGATAGGGTCAGAACATACTTTTGTTATAACTTTAGCAATAAGAAATCAGCTTGGTCCTTCGGAAACAATCACATACACATTTGTAG AAACAGCAGAAAGTTCATCAACAAATATCATTATCATCGCGACGACTTCTGTGTGTGTTGTTCTGCTTGTTTTCCTCGCCATGGTGTTGTACTacagaaagaaaatgaaaagaagaaataaatttCTCTTCACGCAAACTGCTTACAAG TTGGATCCAGATCGAAGCATTCTTGAACAATGCAATAACTTGACGTATGATACTAAGTTTGAATTTCCAAGAAAACACATCTCGTTGTTTCGAGTACTGGGCGAAGGCGCATTTGGTCAAGTATGGATGGCTTCAGCTAAACAGATGGAAAACTTTAAGCCAAGACAGATTAAGAAAAGGGCTAGTCTATGGAAGAGATACGGAACAAAGAAAAAGACGTTTGTAGCAGTTAAGACACTTAAAG CTGGTGCCACAGAATCTGACTATAAGGATCTTGCAAACGAACTTAAACTTCTAATACACCTTGGAGAACATCGAAACATTGTCAATCTGCTTGGTGCATGCACTCGCGATGAGAATTTGTTGGTGATTCTTGAATATTGCTCAAATGGAGCTGTGTTGAATTATCTACGGTTAAATCGGGATGATTTTGAAGCTTCTTGGTATAAACAGAACAACGAGATCTTCAATCTTTATCAAATAACTTGGGTAGCGGTTCAAATTGCTGATGGGATGAActttttagaagaaaaaaaagtaacgcaagttttattgtttcg tgtGTACATCGCGATCTAG
- the LOC130646248 gene encoding uncharacterized protein LOC130646248 isoform X1 → MFLLAFLCVVGILFLPLSDCMECTNQQQKYDSTTKSNFSLIDDRDVRTSNHRITSLWLEDFDSYYRSPILDKCFQYIDDGLFMGILGYSNHEVNKLTYVFYLTIHDIEYTKACNFTNAINTSAYAQELSDDKFTADETVILTYNITQDTFTVDEFQLIFVSNESITYVISTACNAGHNKKTGFRSFLLAVGYYKYCPFDITCSNQLKIVEIEHKLCTRRPVTYTFWGSTNYKEGSKIMLPKPFLFFSSYTDHIMVSSNGALSISSVSNGYKSIPNEDTVFVMDNIPHKDSYWGKEIYFKYQTTPLYLTAANNDVSKFTLTPFKATKILIFTDLKSYTSKQAIFATDDTSTYVILNYQTLENDGMIGYSEVSCGSKVLFDKNSSQMVMQTSNIGVPGRHVFRLTQDCTVADMYPFGSRQGDQSLPVCDNCTEVLSLKTKIPLKWKKISKLYINSDGYISEGHSIEPNKVTREENELYFQIAAYHLDFDTTLGGAVYFRETGDDYIISRANADIKFIYPEAADVTNAVIVTYDNMAAHNDTGRNSFQVVIGYNNLTSAYLIIIYKYLMYGNALAMFKSLPCSRVDVTATYEYENAFYLVGNQKSNKRGKYIYDLHGENKCNEVCRTDTANKHLAMLDKYDLKLLKKTRNTNKHSMILKKIYPRLTEKLYMTVFANSYDHLTINRTTYIESCNIGTILQAQQSIRDFDMTFTPQDVVKVSYYINSNLTEEQKFEITFASNKNATYVIMSRCTLGPGNIHAIGYFKNCSFAITCKYYVETKFIEHNKCGKHVTLLYPTKEDKKSEHVIESKKRSRCSWEKPFLLFSTEATSITIEHSYISIEPEKYTSTDARILLVYDVTEEDVSISSTVYCEYTENTNLIRAANMDVSNHTLTPFSAKHLLLVTFSNVKKGIWDPRYFTFQAVLASDGNETFAILNYFKLEGDATYIGHEEEFCLNSIFYQSLGSTELVHTSNVGIPGRHVFKLTSEIGCIRATLYPHGETSGDLVMPKGDNLVEKLKLNSPLELNTGIIHDIFLSTNALISTKRLSSSTDYHLYVQYPNTIIAPYNLDYDTRISGEIYYRETKEEHTLKLASMDIDSAFGVSVNITSAIVVTYLDIASKNAPLLKDTFQVVIAYNDNGDAFLILIFKQLKNPSGLVMFSESSCCSINVNKLFNYGDARFLSGHTNTAEGLGKFVIDLKRDFTDVLQESKQKQIYTNTIGYDFIKISWEFEANNPAIITLNVVGEWETKWKYLSCDVITSDEFHNLIQNKTYKIELIDANGSLPAVVLFSPEKIGAVSNVSIRQNGHQSFLYWKTPVVKFGNPAVAKTFIKHTMIESGKEYNSLISSSIYESQYSFSGEIGSEHTFVITLAIRNQLGPSETITYTFVETAESSSTNIIIIATTSVCVVLLVFLAMVLYYRKKMKRRNKFLFTQTAYKLDPDRSILEQCNNLTYDTKFEFPRKHISLFRVLGEGAFGQVWMASAKQMENFKPRQIKKRASLWKRYGTKKKTFVAVKTLKAGATESDYKDLANELKLLIHLGEHRNIVNLLGACTRDENLLVILEYCSNGAVLNYLRLNRDDFEASWYKQNNEIFNLYQITWVAVQIADGMNFLEEKKCVHRDLAARNVLLTEKMYAKIADFGLARNTEGTDYYKKETEGNLPIKWMSPEAITHQKYTTKSDVWSFGILLWEIYSLGSTPYPGVKNADVLKYVKRGTRMSKPKHCEEDIYQLMLQCWSGPSELRPSFIDLRNNIDQVLVKNEQSMFGGQSLANVYKIASLKSSQRYTETKSEKLTVYDDDLPAEKSVGQNDENSYDDTYQTDDYLTLEENGFQEENEEEACEDNLGLQKDCAPEESKASFTIDDSYISLVENDKNAGRNQFVETQEENWKADSELQSENGDKGRSNGMSEEAIELEKI, encoded by the exons ATGTTTTTACTAGCATTTTTGTGTGTGGTTGGTATTCTTTTTCTTCCACTAAGCG ATTGTATGGAATGCACGAACCAGCAACAGAAGTATGATTCAACTACGAAGAGTAATTTCTCCTTAATTGATGATAGAGACGTTAGAACGTCAAACCACAGAATAACTTCGCTATGGCTTGAAGATTTTGATTCTTACTATAGAAGTCCAATATTGGACAAATGTTTCCAATACATTGATGACGGtcttttt ATGGGAATTCTTGGTTATTCAAATCACGAAGTAAACAAACTAACATATGTATTTTATCTGACCATACATGATATCGAATATACCAAAGCATGTAACTTTACAAATGCAATCAATACAAGTGCGTACGCCCAAGAACTTTCAGATGATAAATTCACGGCTGATGAAACAGTTATCCTCACATACAATATAACTCAAGATACATTTACAGTTGATGAATTCCAACTTATATTTGTTTCAAATGAGAGCATCACATACGTTATATCAACAGCATGTAATGCTGGACACAATAAAAAAACTGGATTTCGTTCATTTTTACTGGCCGTTGGTTACTACAAATATTGTCCCTTTGATATCACATGCAGTAATCAACTAAAGATTGTCGAGATAGAACATAAACTTTGCACGAGGAGACCAG TTACCTACACATTCTGGGGAAGTACCAATTATAAAGAGGGCAGCAAAATAATGCTACcaaaaccttttttgtttttctcaagTTACACAGACCACATCATG GTCAGTTCAAATGGTGCTCTATCAATTTCATCGGTTTCAAATGGCTACAAAAGTATACCAAATGAAGACACAGTATTTGTTATGGATAACATACCTCATAAAGATTCGTATTGGgggaaagaaatatattttaaataccAAACAACCCCCCTCTATTTAACGGCTGCTAATAATGACGTATCCAAATTTACTCTCACTCCATTTAAGGCTACAAAGATTCTAATTTTCACTGATTTAAAATCCTACACATCAAAACAAGCAATCTTTGCTACAGACGACACCTCAACCTATGTGATTTTAAACTACCAAACACTTGAAAATGACGGTATGATTGGATACTCAGAAGTTTCTTGTGGAAGTAAAGtactttttgacaaaaattcaaGCCAGATGGTAATGCAAACATCCAATATTGGAGTACCTGGTCGACATGTGTTTCGCCTGACCCAAGATTGCACAGTGGCGG ATATGTATCCATTTGGGTCAAGACAAGGTGATCAAAGTTTGCCTGTTTGCGATAACTGCACAGAGGTTTTGTCCCTTAAAACGAAAATCCCTCTAAAGTGGaagaaaatttcaaaactttAC atcaaCTCTGACGGCTACATATCTGAAGGTCATTCAATCGAGCCGAACAAAGTAACGAGAGAGGAAAACGAACTATATTTTCAAATTGCTGCATACCATTTAGACTTTGATACTACTTTAGGTGGAGCAGTGTATTTTAGGGAAACAGGTGATGACTATATCATCTCTCGTGCGAACGCAGATATAAAGTTTATTTACCCTGAAGCTGCAGATGTCACCAACGCTGTTATCGTAACATATGACAATATGGCGGCTCATAATGACACAGGACGAAATTCTTTTCAAGTTGTAATAGGGTACAACAATTTAACCAGTGCGTATTTGATAATCATCTACAAATATTTGATGTATGGGAATGCGTTGGCGATGTTTAAAAGTCTACCTTGTTCCAGAGTTGACGTAACAGCTACCTATGAATACGAGAATGCGTTTTATTTGGTGGGTAATCAAAAATCGAATAAACGAGGGAAATATATTTATGACCTGCATGGTGAAAACAAATGTAACGAAG TTTGCAGAACAGACACTGCTAATAAACACTTGGCAATGCTTGATAAATACGATTTAAAGttgctaaaaaaaacaagaaacacaAACAAACATTCAATGATATTGAAGAAGATATACCCCCGTCTTACCGAAAAGTTATAC ATGACAGTTTTCGCAAATTCGTATGATCATCTAACCATAAACCGAACCACCTACATTGAATCATGCAACATAGGCACTATACTGCAGGCTCAGCAAAGCATACGCGATTTCGATATGACCTTCACACCACAAGACGTAGTAAAAGTATCCTATTACATCAACTCAAATTTGACGGAGGAACAAAAGTTTGAAATCACTTTTGCTTCAAACAAAAATGCAACTTACGTTATCATGTCGCGATGTACACTGGGTCCTGGAAACATTCACGCAATTGggtatttcaaaaattgttcgTTTGCAATTACTTGCAAGTACTACGTAGAAACAAAGTTCATAGAACATAACAAATGTGGGAAACATGTCACTC TACTGTATCCGACAAAAGAAGACAAAAAAAGCGAACATGTTATTGAGTCGAAAAAGCGTAGTCGTTGTTCTTGGGAAAagccttttttattgttttcaacGGAAGCTACAAGTATAACA ATTGAACATAGTTATATTTCAATTGAGCCAGAAAAATACACGTCAACAGATGCGAGGATATTATTGGTTTACGATGTAACAGAGGAAGACGTATCTATATCCAGCACGGTATACTGCGAATACACGGAAAACACCAACCTGATAAGGGCTGCCAACATGGATGTATCTAATCATACATTAACACCATTTTCTGCTAAACATCTGCTACTAGTAACATTCTCTAATGTGAAAAAAGGGATTTGGGACCCACGTTATTTTACATTTCAAGCAGTGTTGGCCTCTGATGGAAATGAAACATTTGCTATCTTGAACTACTTCAAATTAGAAGGAGACGCAACTTATATTGGCCACGAAGAGGAATTTTGTCTGAACTCCATATTTTACCAAAGTTTAGGCAGCACAGAATTAGTTCATACATCAAATGTTGGAATACCTGGAAGACACGTGTTCAAACTAACATCGGAGATTGGATGCATACGGGCAA CTCTTTACCCGCATGGAGAGACAAGTGGCGATCTTGTAATGCCAAAAGGAGACAATCTTGTAGAGAAGTTGAAGCTTAACTCGCCGTTAGAATTAAACACAGGAATTATTCACGATATATTT TTAAGCACCAATGCTTTGATATCGACAAAGAGACTTTCATCTTCAACCGATTACCATCTGTATGTGCAGTATCCAAACACTATCATCGCACCATATAATCTAGACTATGACACAAGAATTAGCGGTGAGATATATTACAGAGAAACTAAGGAAGAACACACGTTAAAGCTAGCCTCTATGGACATCGATTCTGCGTTTGGAGTTAGTGTCAATATCACATCTGCAATTGTTGTCACTTATCTTGACATTGCAAGCAAAAATGCACCGCTTCTCAAAGATACATTTCAGGTTGTTATTGCATATAACGATAATGGCGACgcttttcttattttgattttCAAGCAGCTGAAAAATCCAAGTGGGCTTGTGATGTTCTCGGAGAGTTCTTGTTGCAGCATCAATGTGAACAAACTATTCAATTATGGTGACGCAAGATTTTTATCTGGTCATACAAACACTGCAGAAGGACTTGGGAAGTTTGTCATTGATTTAAAACGTGATTTTACAG atgTTTTGCAAgaaagcaaacaaaaacaaatctacACCAACACAATTGGATATGATTTTATCAAAATCTCTTGGGAATTTGAAGCAAATAATCCGGCCATTATTACGCTCAACGTAGTTGGTGAATGGGAAACTAAATGGAAATATTTATCGTGTGATGTAATTACCAGTGATGAATTTCATAACTTAATTCAAAATAAGACATACAAGATAGAGCTGATAGATGCTAACGGGAGTTTACCTGCGGTTGTGCTGTTCTCACCTGAAAAAATAG GTGCTGTATCGAATGTTTCTATCAGACAAAATGGACATCAATCGTTTTTATATTGGAAGACTCCCGTAGTAAAATTTGGAAATCCGGCAGTGGCTAAGACCTTCATCAAACATACAATGATAGAATCTGGCAAGGAATATAATTCCTTAATTTCGTCTTCCATTTATGAGAGTCAGTACAGTTTCAGTGGAGAGATAGGGTCAGAACATACTTTTGTTATAACTTTAGCAATAAGAAATCAGCTTGGTCCTTCGGAAACAATCACATACACATTTGTAG AAACAGCAGAAAGTTCATCAACAAATATCATTATCATCGCGACGACTTCTGTGTGTGTTGTTCTGCTTGTTTTCCTCGCCATGGTGTTGTACTacagaaagaaaatgaaaagaagaaataaatttCTCTTCACGCAAACTGCTTACAAG TTGGATCCAGATCGAAGCATTCTTGAACAATGCAATAACTTGACGTATGATACTAAGTTTGAATTTCCAAGAAAACACATCTCGTTGTTTCGAGTACTGGGCGAAGGCGCATTTGGTCAAGTATGGATGGCTTCAGCTAAACAGATGGAAAACTTTAAGCCAAGACAGATTAAGAAAAGGGCTAGTCTATGGAAGAGATACGGAACAAAGAAAAAGACGTTTGTAGCAGTTAAGACACTTAAAG CTGGTGCCACAGAATCTGACTATAAGGATCTTGCAAACGAACTTAAACTTCTAATACACCTTGGAGAACATCGAAACATTGTCAATCTGCTTGGTGCATGCACTCGCGATGAGAATTTGTTGGTGATTCTTGAATATTGCTCAAATGGAGCTGTGTTGAATTATCTACGGTTAAATCGGGATGATTTTGAAGCTTCTTGGTATAAACAGAACAACGAGATCTTCAATCTTTATCAAATAACTTGGGTAGCGGTTCAAATTGCTGATGGGATGAActttttagaagaaaaaaaa tgtGTACATCGCGATCTAGCAGCAAGAAACGTTCTTTTAACGGAGAAAATGTACGCAAAAATAGCTGATTTTGGTCTCGCAAGAAACACTGAGGGAACAGACTATTACAAAAAAGAAACGGAAGGAAATCTTCCCATTAAGTGGATGTCCCCGGAAGCTATAACGCATCAAAAGTACACCACTAAAAGTGACGT TTGGTCGTTCGGCATTCTACTCTGGGAAATTTACTCACTCGGTTCGACACCCTACCCAGGTGTTAAAAATGCTGACGTGCTAAAATACGTCAAAAGAGGAACAAGAATGTCAAAACCAAAGCATTGTGAAGAAGACATTTATCAGTTAATGTTGCAATGTTGGTCAGGACCCTCCGAACTTAGACCTTCATTTATTGATTTGCGTAATAACATCGATCAAGTGTTGGTTAAAAAT GAACAAAGCATGTTCGGAGGACAGTCGTtggcgaatgtttacaaaatagCGTCGTTGAAATCTTCACAAAGATACACCGAAACAAAAAG tgagaAACTTACTGTTTATGATGACGATTTGCCTGCAGAAAAATCTGTTGGACAAAATGATGAAAATTCTTATGATGACACATACCAAACCGACGACTATCTCACGCTGGAAGAAAATGGTTTCCAAGAGGAAAACGAAGAAGAAGCATGTGAAGATAATTTGGGACTTCAGAAAGATTGTGCTCCAGAAGAAAGCAAAGCAAGCTTTACCATTGATGATAGTTACATCAGTTTAgtagaaaatgacaaaaatgctGGAAGAAATCAATTTGTCGAAACGCAAGAAGAAAACTGGAAGGCTGACAGTGAACTTCAAAGCGAAAATGGAGACAAAGGACGTTCAAATGGGATGTCGGAAGAAGCAATAGAACtagaaaaaatatga